A section of the Gallus gallus isolate bGalGal1 chromosome 4, bGalGal1.mat.broiler.GRCg7b, whole genome shotgun sequence genome encodes:
- the MBOAT4 gene encoding ghrelin O-acyltransferase: MRWADLLILLPAAWYQLAAFLFAALFHYLCALGHLSLTSRYIFLLAGGCLLAGTAMGSYATLLLIPAVSSVLMFLLVSPAYVHTWVFSLQMCWQTLCHLGLGSLVLESQDTRPAVTLSAIMLLTQKVTSLAMDIHEGTVLPQPGQGLLQRALPLCSYLLFFPALLGGPLCSFSKFQAQVMSLGAVPCPLRAVGWRYLGVLVLQVLRAWLEGWLPCMQGWASMGHMWAQALLFRLAYYSQWVLDEALLEAAGFGAAVEHRDLSGHDLWTLETTHRLSVFSRTWNRSTSLWLRRLVFQRCPVQPLLATFAFSAWWHGLRPGQIFGFLCWAIMVEADYRIHPFLSSRATSCVAKLLYRGTTWVFTQLIIAYIQMAVETESFSMLCLLWTSYNSILPLTYGLVLLLLLLFAQKPKQNRACPGLTRLAG, from the exons ATGCGCTGGGCAGACCTGCTcatccttctccctgcagcctggtACCAGCTGGCAGCTTTCCTCTTCGCTGCTCTCTTCCATTACCTCTGTGCTTTGGGGCACCTCTCTCTGACTTCCCG GTACATCTTCCTCCTTGCTGGGGGATGTCTCCTTGCAGGCACAGCTATGGGCAGTTATGCCACGCTGCTTCTCATCCCTGCTGTCAGCTCCGTGCTCATGTTCCTCTTGGTCAGCCCAGCTTATGTCCATACCTGGGTCTTCAGCCTCCAGATGTGCTGGCAGACGCTCTGCCACCTGGGCCTGGGAAGCCTGGTGCTGGAGTCACAGGATACCAG GCCAGCTGTCACCCTCTCTGCAATCATGCTGCTCACTCAGAAGGTGACATCTCTGGCCATGGACATCCACGAAGGGACCGTGCTGCCCCAGCCTGGCCAGGGGCTGTTGCAGAGAGCCTTGCCCCTGTGCAGCTACCTGCTCTTCTTCCCAGCCCTCCTTGGAGGCCCGCTGTGCTCCTTCAGCAAGTTTCAGGCCCAGGTCATGTCTCTGGGGGCTGTCCCCTGCCCGCTGCGGGCTGTGGGCTGGAGGTACCTCggggtgctggtgctgcaggtgctgcgTGCATGGCTGGAGGGCTGGCTGCCCTGCATGCAGGGCTGGGCCAGCATGGGCCACATGTGGGCACAGGCCCTGCTCTTCAGACTGGCATACTACTCGCAGTGGGTGCTGGATGAAGCCCTCCTGGAGGCAGCAGGCTTTGGGGCAGCGGTAGAGCACAGAGACCTTTCTGGCCACGACCTTTGGACGCTGGAGACCACACATCGCCTGTCTGTCTTCTCCAGAACGTGGAACAGGAGTACATCCCTCTGGCTGAGGAGGCTGGTCTTCCAGCGCTGCCCAGTTCAGCCACTCCTTGCCACTTTTGCCTTCTCTGCATGGTGGCACGGCCTTCGGCCGGGGCAAATCTTTGGTTTCCTGTGCTGGGCCATCATGGTAGAGGCTGACTATCGCATCCATCCCTTCCTCAGCTCCCGGGCCACCTCCTGTGTTGCAAAGCTCCTCTACCGTGGCACAACCTGGGTCTTCACACAGCTCATCATTGCCTACATCCAGATGGCTGTGGAGACAGAGAGCTTCTCCATGCTCTGTCTGCTGTGGACTTCCTACAACAGTATCCTTCCCCTCACTTATGGcctcgtgctgctgctgctgttgctgtttgctCAGAAGCCAAAGCAGAACCGAGCCTGTCCTGGGCTAACTCGACTGGCTGGCTAG